In Trichoderma atroviride chromosome 2, complete sequence, one DNA window encodes the following:
- a CDS encoding uncharacterized protein (EggNog:ENOG41), with product MGSDDAYLLTASEALAKIRAGGMTVEGYVRSLLRRIDVRDVDVGAWAYIDKDYILQQARALDKVPMSKRGPLHGMPIAIKDVIYTKDMPTAHNSPIYKDDFPKLDAASIILLRHAGVLFLGKTTTAEFAASYTGPASTRNPHNPARTPGGSSSGSGAAVGDFQAPVALGTQTGGSTIRPGSFNGVYSIKPTWNAVSREGLKISSLMLDTIGIFARGVDDLDLVADAFGLQDDEASGFTGIKGARFALCKTVVWPMAGEGTRHAIARAVDILRAHGAEVEEVDLPREFDDLPRWHNMVLQTEGETFFLPEHRVAKEKLSPQLVGYVDRKAGYDRRAQLKALDGISALRPKIDDIAGQYTAILTPSVIDEAPEGLEFTGDSAFCVSWSALHTPVVNVPGFQGHTGMPIGVSLVAPRYRDRHLLKVAKEVGKLFEAEGGWKRSV from the exons ATGGGCAGCGACGACGCATATCTCCTCACGGCTTCCGAAGCCCTCGCCAAGATCCGCGCCGGCGGGATGACCGTTGAGGGCTATGTCCGCTCACTGCTGCGTCGTATTGATGTGCGTGACGTCGATGTCGGGGCATGGGCCTATATAGACAAGGATTACATCCTCCAGCAGGCGAGAGCCCTGGATAAGGTGCCGATGAGCAAGAGAGGCCCGCTGCATGGCATGCCGATTGCCATCAAGGATGTCATTTACACCAAAG ATATGCCGACGGCACACAATTCGCCAATCTACAAAGACGACTTTCCCAAGCTCGACGCAGcctccatcatcctcctccgccacgcAGGCGTACTATTCCTCG GTAAAACAACAACGGCCGAGTTCGCCGCCTCCTACACGGGCCCGGCCTCTACGCGCAACCCGCACAACCCGGCCCGCACCCCCGGAGGCTCGTCGTCGGGCTCGGGCGCCGCCGTCGGCGATTTCCAGGCGCCCGTGGCCCTCGGCACACAGACGGGCGGGTCCACCATCCGGCCGGGCTCGTTCAACGGCGTCTACTCCATCAAGCCGACGTGGAACGCCGTGTCTCGCGAAGGGCTCAAGATCTCGTCCCTGATGCTGGACACGATTGGCATCTTCGCCCGCGGCGTCGACGACTTGGATCTCGTGGCCGATGCGTTTGGGCTGCAGGACGACGAGGCGAGTGGCTTCACGGGCATCAAGGGCGCGCGCTTTGCTCTCTGCAAGACCGTCGTCTGGCCAATGGCCGGAGAGGGCACTCGCCACGCCATTGCTCGCGCCGTGGACATTCTGCGAGCCCACGGCGCAGAGGTCGAAGAAGTCGATCTGCCGCGCGAGTTTGACGACCTGCCGCGCTGGCACAACATGGTCCTGCAGACCGAAGGCGAGACCTTCTTCCTCCCCGAGCACCGCGTCGCCAAGGAGAAGCTCTCGCCGCAGCTGGTTGGCTACGTCGACCGAAAGGCCGGCTACGACCGCCGCGCCCAGCTCAAGGCCCTCGACGGCATCTCCGCCCTGCGCCCCAAGATTGACGACATCGCGGGTCAATACACGGCCATCTTGACGCCCAGCGTCATCGACGAGGCGCCAGAGGGGCTCGAGTTCACCGGCGACTCGGCATTCTGCGTGAGCTGGTCGGCGCTGCATACGCCAGTGGTCAACGTTCCGGGCTTTCAGGGACATACCGGCATGCCGATTGGTGTGTCGCTGGTGGCTCCCAGGTATCGCGACAGACATCTTTTGAAGGTGGCCAAGGAGGTGGGCAAGCTTTTCGAAGCAGAGGGCGGGTGGAAGCGAAGTGTATAA